Genomic DNA from Amycolatopsis alba DSM 44262:
TGGGTCACGCCGGGAGCCGGGATCGCCTGCAGCAGACGGAGTTCCACGTGCTCCGGGAGTTCGTTGAAGAACCTCCTGCCCTTGCCGAGCAGGATGGGCACCTGGTGGAGGATCACCTCGTCGACCAGCCCCGCCGCCAGCGCGGAGCTGACCAGCCCGCCGCCCATCAGGCCGACGTCCTTGTTCCCGGCGATCTCGCGTGCCGCGGCGATGGCGTCCTCGACTCCGGTCGTGATCACGGTCTGCCGGTCACCGGCTTCGGGCACGGGACGGCGGGTGAGGAGGACCATCGGCGCCGTCGGGTGCGGGCTCCCGCCGCCGAACCGGCCGGAATGCTCGTAGGTGGTGCGCCCGGCGACGATCGCGCCGATCCGGCTCGCGATGGTGTCGAAGAACCGCGCGCTCGGTTCACTCAGTTTGAAGCCGTCGAACACCTCGCTCGGGGTGTCGCCGTCGAAGTACCAGTCGAACAGCGTCGGCGCGTCGCCGAGCCCGCTTCCGAACTCTTCGGCGCCCTCGGGCAGTTTCCCGCTGATGTAGCCGTCGACCGAGACGGCGAGGCCGGTGAAGACCTTGCTCATGTCATTCCTCCACGATTCGTTTCGCTTGTTCGAGGTGGGCGGCGATACCCCTAGGACCGCCGTCCACCTCGCGGACCGGTGGCCAGCCCTGCTCCTTCGCGTACTTCGCGACGCGCGCGGCGAGCTCGGCTCCCGGCCCCTCCCCCGCGACGAGCACCGGCCCCGAACCTGCCCCCAGGCTCCGGGGATGCGCCGCCGCCCACTCCAGGACCGCCCGCGCCGCCGGGAACGCGGGCACCCCGGCGGCGATCACCACCGCGCCACAACCCGCGACCCGTTCGGCCCCGGCTCCACCGGGCGCGAACCAGAGCACCAACGGGGCCGCGGCATGCTGCCCGGAAGGCCAGTGCACCCGCGCGACGCCGCCCCGCATCCGCAGCTCGGCAACGCGCTGACCTGCTGTTTCGGCCATGGCCAACCCTGTCACGGACGAGACGGGGAAGGGAAAGACCGATCCCGCATCACGTTCTTGCGCGGAACGCATCACCCCGGCAGGCACGGACGGGGATACTCGACGCCATGTCCGAACGACCCGCCGGGCCGCGGCTGCTGGGCATGCCTTCGGCCGCCGACGCGATCGAGCTCAAGCACCTGCGGGCGTTCGTCGCGGTCGCCGACGAACTCAACTTCAGCCGCGCCGCGAACCGGCTGTTCGTCTCCCAGCCCGCCCTCAGCCGCCAGATCAAGGCACTGGAACAGCTGATCGGCTGTCAGCTGCTGCGCCGATCGACCCACCGCGTCGAGCTGACCCTCGCCGGTGAGGCACTGCTCGGCGCCACGCTCCCGTTGTTGTCGGACATGGACGACGCGATCACCCTCACCCGCTCGGTCGGTGGCGAGGTGAACGCGCGGGTCACGCAACTGTGGAATTCGGTCGTCGAAGACGGCGGAAGCGGTCTCGCGGCGATGCGCGAAGCCTTCGAAGCGCTTAACGCACAACTTCCCGTCCCGGACGGCACCGAGGTGCGGCCGGTCCAGACGGACGGCGTGTCCTCACTGGTCGTCTCCCCCGGACCGGGGCACCGGCCGAGCGTGCTCCACCTGCACGGCGGCGGGTACATCGCGGGTTCGGCCTTCGGGTACCGCCCGTTGACCGGCGCGCTGGCGGCGGCCACCGGCGCCGCCGTGCTGGTGCCGGACTACCGGCTCGCGCCGGAGCATCCCTTCCCCGCCGCGCTGGAGGACGCGCTCCGCGCCTACCGATGGCTGCTCGGCCAGGGCACCGCCCCGGAGCGGCTCACCGTCAGCGGCGACTCGGCGGGCGGTGGCCTCGCCGTCTCCCTGCTGCTCAAGCTGAAAGAGGAAGGGCTGCCCCAGCCCGGCAAAGCGGTCCTGCTGTGCCCGCTGGTGGACGTGGTGGATCCACCGGACGGCAGCACACCGGTCGCGAAGTGGTTCTCGCTCTACGTCCGCGATCACCCGCCTGCCGATCCCCTGCTGAACGTCTTCGAGGCCGACCTGTCCGGGCTGCCGCCGCTACTCGTCCAGTCGGGTACCGAGGACGTGACGCTGCCCGAGACGCGCCGCTTCGTCGACCATGCCCGCGAGCAGGGGCTGGACGTGCGCTTCGACCTGTACCCGGTCAGCACGCACGTCTTCCACCTGTTCTGGTCGTTCCTTCCCGAAGCCGCGGACGCTCTCGAGCAGGTCGCCGGTTTCCTCGGCGAGAACGAGAGCGGCTCCGCGGCCGAAGCCGGCTAGACGAGTTTGTCCAGTGCGCGCGGCAGGGCCGTCGCGAGCTGGTCCAGTTCGGCTTCCCCGGCGATCAACGGCGGCGAGACCGCGATCCCCTTGGCCAGGTTCCGCACCAGGACGCCTTCGTCCCGCGCCAGCCGCTGCAACCGGTTCGCCGCGCCGGGGTTCGCCGCGACGACGTCGGCCTTCAGTTCGACCGCGGCAAGGAAGCCCAGTCCTGCCCGGACCTCGGCGACGAGCGGATGTGAGACCAGTCCGGAAAGCGCGTCCGCCAGCGGCTTCTCCAGTTCCCGCCCGCGCGGGATGAGCCCGTCGCGTTCGTAGAGGTCCAGCGTCGCGTTCCCCGCCGCGCAAGCGACCGGATGCCCCGCGTAGGTCGCGCCGTGCCGCAGCACCGGCGCACCCGGCTTGCCGGTGAAGAACGGCTCGGCCACCCTCGGCGCGACGATCAGCGCGCCCAGCGGGATCGTCCCGCCGGTGATGCCCTTCGCGGTCGTGATCATGTCCGGTTTCACGGCCCACCGGTCGATCCCGAACCAGGTGCCCAGCCGCCCGAACGCGGCGATCACGCAGTCCGCGACGAACAGCACGCCGTGTTTGCGGCAGATCTCGGCGACCGTCTCGATATAGCCGTCCGGCGGCAGCAGGACCCCGCCCGCGCCGATCACCGGTTCGCAGAAGAACGCCGCGACCCGCTCCGGCCCGACCCGCTGGATCTCGGCTTCGAGCGCTTCGGCGCTGTCGTACGGCACGTGCGAGATGTCGCCCGGCAGCGGCCCGAAACCGGCGGCGTTGGCCGCGATGCCGCCGACGGCCGTGCCGAACCCGTGCGTGCCGTGGTAACCCTGCACTCGCCCGATGACGTGCACTTTCTCCGGTCGTCCGGTGTGCGCGAAGTACGAGCGGGCGATCTTGACCGCGGTGTCGATGACGTCGCCACCGCCCGAACCGAAGAACACCTTCGAACCTGGTTCCGGCGCGAGCGCGGAGACCCGTTCGGCGAGCTTGAGCGCGGGTTCGTTGGCGTTGTAGCCGAACAGGTTGTACGAATCGAGCGTCCGCAGCTGGTCCCCGACGGCCTGCGCGATCTCCTCGCGGCCGTGGCCGAAGTTCGCGTACCAGAGCGACGCAGTCGCGTCGAAGTACCGCTTCCCCTCGTCGTCCCAGACGTAGGAACCCTCGCCGCGGGTGATGACCAGCCGATCGCCGTCGACCGCTCCCATGTCCGCGAAGGGATGCCACAGCGGATTGTGCGCGGACGACATCATGTTCTTCCTCCTCGTGCTCGGGTCCCCATCCTCACCCGGATCCGGGTGGGACGCGAACACTCCATCGTGCACAGTTCGCGCGCCGGTTCTGTCCGGTCTGTCTGCGCAACCTCCGGTGAATTTCCCACATCATCCCAACGGCCCTTGACCGGCGCCGGGCGATCCTGTTGTTTTATGAGCGGGTTTGTTCAAAGTTGAGCATTCTGGAGGAACTCCATGCGTCTTCTCGCCCGCGCACTCCTGACCGCCTGCACGCTCTCTCTGGCCGGGGTCGTCCCGGCGACAGCCGCCGAAAGCCCGCC
This window encodes:
- a CDS encoding dihydrofolate reductase family protein encodes the protein MSKVFTGLAVSVDGYISGKLPEGAEEFGSGLGDAPTLFDWYFDGDTPSEVFDGFKLSEPSARFFDTIASRIGAIVAGRTTYEHSGRFGGGSPHPTAPMVLLTRRPVPEAGDRQTVITTGVEDAIAAAREIAGNKDVGLMGGGLVSSALAAGLVDEVILHQVPILLGKGRRFFNELPEHVELRLLQAIPAPGVTHLHYGVERGGVGR
- a CDS encoding alpha/beta hydrolase fold domain-containing protein, which gives rise to MAETAGQRVAELRMRGGVARVHWPSGQHAAAPLVLWFAPGGAGAERVAGCGAVVIAAGVPAFPAARAVLEWAAAHPRSLGAGSGPVLVAGEGPGAELAARVAKYAKEQGWPPVREVDGGPRGIAAHLEQAKRIVEE
- a CDS encoding alpha/beta hydrolase fold domain-containing protein, which encodes MSERPAGPRLLGMPSAADAIELKHLRAFVAVADELNFSRAANRLFVSQPALSRQIKALEQLIGCQLLRRSTHRVELTLAGEALLGATLPLLSDMDDAITLTRSVGGEVNARVTQLWNSVVEDGGSGLAAMREAFEALNAQLPVPDGTEVRPVQTDGVSSLVVSPGPGHRPSVLHLHGGGYIAGSAFGYRPLTGALAAATGAAVLVPDYRLAPEHPFPAALEDALRAYRWLLGQGTAPERLTVSGDSAGGGLAVSLLLKLKEEGLPQPGKAVLLCPLVDVVDPPDGSTPVAKWFSLYVRDHPPADPLLNVFEADLSGLPPLLVQSGTEDVTLPETRRFVDHAREQGLDVRFDLYPVSTHVFHLFWSFLPEAADALEQVAGFLGENESGSAAEAG
- a CDS encoding aspartate aminotransferase family protein, with the translated sequence MMSSAHNPLWHPFADMGAVDGDRLVITRGEGSYVWDDEGKRYFDATASLWYANFGHGREEIAQAVGDQLRTLDSYNLFGYNANEPALKLAERVSALAPEPGSKVFFGSGGGDVIDTAVKIARSYFAHTGRPEKVHVIGRVQGYHGTHGFGTAVGGIAANAAGFGPLPGDISHVPYDSAEALEAEIQRVGPERVAAFFCEPVIGAGGVLLPPDGYIETVAEICRKHGVLFVADCVIAAFGRLGTWFGIDRWAVKPDMITTAKGITGGTIPLGALIVAPRVAEPFFTGKPGAPVLRHGATYAGHPVACAAGNATLDLYERDGLIPRGRELEKPLADALSGLVSHPLVAEVRAGLGFLAAVELKADVVAANPGAANRLQRLARDEGVLVRNLAKGIAVSPPLIAGEAELDQLATALPRALDKLV